In Mucilaginibacter celer, one DNA window encodes the following:
- a CDS encoding MFS transporter — MFTTLIQLYKQAYSGLSKNSWYLSIVMLINRSGTMVVPFMTIYTIRELHFTIEQSGYIMAIFGVGAVSGGFIGGKLINKIGFYDLQVGALLTGGLLFLILGYQRNFISMAIFTLVLSICNESFRPANSTAIAHYSTEENKTRSYSLNRLATNLGWAFGGGLGGLLASINYHLLFWVDGCTNIAAGVLLLILMPRSKVAKTIKEAAAGFDEVFSSAYRDGVYLVFILLATLFATCFFQFFIMQPVFYKVQWHFNERLIGSLLAWNGVLIVLVEMVLINWLEGKRQPLTYIASGILVTGCSFVLLNVMPHVPWVALLIVTMVTLGEMLSMPFMNTFWIGRSNVRNRGEYAALYSMSWAGAQIIAPFLGSQVIAYGGFEMLWWLLGGVCLFVACGYVVMKKSKPTDKKVPVLP; from the coding sequence ATGTTTACCACTCTTATCCAATTATACAAACAAGCCTATAGCGGACTTTCAAAAAACAGCTGGTACCTGAGTATTGTGATGCTTATTAACCGCAGCGGCACCATGGTTGTACCTTTCATGACTATCTATACTATCCGAGAACTGCATTTTACCATCGAGCAGTCGGGTTATATTATGGCCATTTTTGGGGTTGGCGCTGTATCAGGCGGATTTATTGGTGGTAAACTGATTAATAAAATCGGGTTTTATGATTTGCAGGTTGGCGCTTTGCTTACCGGTGGATTGCTCTTTTTGATACTTGGTTATCAGCGTAATTTTATCAGCATGGCCATTTTTACATTGGTTTTGAGCATCTGTAATGAATCGTTCAGACCTGCAAACTCAACGGCCATAGCTCATTACAGCACCGAGGAAAATAAAACCCGCTCCTATTCGCTCAACCGGCTGGCTACTAATTTAGGCTGGGCTTTTGGCGGTGGCTTAGGCGGATTACTGGCCTCAATTAATTATCATTTACTTTTTTGGGTTGATGGCTGCACCAATATTGCCGCAGGCGTATTGCTGTTGATATTGATGCCGCGATCAAAGGTGGCAAAAACTATTAAAGAAGCCGCCGCCGGTTTTGATGAGGTGTTTTCGTCGGCCTACAGAGATGGTGTTTACCTGGTATTTATACTATTGGCTACACTTTTCGCCACCTGTTTTTTCCAGTTTTTTATTATGCAGCCGGTGTTTTACAAAGTACAATGGCATTTTAACGAACGGCTTATAGGCTCCCTGCTGGCCTGGAATGGTGTACTGATTGTGCTGGTAGAAATGGTATTGATCAACTGGCTTGAGGGCAAAAGGCAGCCGTTAACATACATCGCATCCGGCATATTGGTTACCGGCTGCAGTTTTGTTTTGCTGAATGTTATGCCGCATGTGCCCTGGGTAGCCCTGCTTATTGTAACCATGGTTACACTTGGCGAAATGCTGAGCATGCCTTTTATGAATACGTTTTGGATAGGCCGGTCGAACGTGCGTAACCGGGGCGAGTATGCAGCATTGTACAGCATGTCGTGGGCCGGTGCGCAGATCATTGCGCCATTTTTAGGCAGCCAGGTAATTGCCTACGGTGGGTTCGAAATGCTTTGGTGGTTGTTGGGTGGTGTTTGCCTGTTTGTAGCCTGTGGTTACGTGGTGATGAAAAAGTCTAAACCGACAGATAAAAAAGTGCCGGTTTTGCCTTAA
- a CDS encoding HAD family hydrolase, with protein MKKALILDLDNTIYPVNSIAGNLFNELFSFLDEHINDIDLIQSIKEDLKRIPYQKVADKHNFSEDIKNKGLELLNNIEYNLPMQPFDDYSHIREANITRFLVTTGFTKLQWSKVRMLDIENDFEAIHIVDPELSPLTKKAIFALILEKYDYRPQDVLIIGDDPESEIKAASELGIDTFLYDPEDKHPDAEVTYRSKNLRDAATIAESRP; from the coding sequence ATGAAAAAAGCGCTCATTTTAGATCTTGACAATACGATATACCCGGTAAATTCCATTGCCGGCAATTTGTTTAATGAACTGTTCAGTTTTCTTGATGAGCATATCAATGATATTGATCTCATCCAAAGTATTAAAGAAGACCTGAAGCGGATCCCCTACCAAAAAGTTGCCGATAAGCACAATTTTAGCGAGGACATAAAAAACAAAGGACTTGAGCTGTTAAACAATATCGAGTACAACCTGCCAATGCAGCCTTTTGATGATTACAGCCATATCCGCGAGGCAAACATCACCAGGTTTTTGGTTACCACCGGCTTTACCAAACTGCAATGGAGCAAAGTTAGGATGCTGGATATTGAAAACGATTTTGAAGCGATTCATATTGTTGATCCCGAACTTTCTCCCCTAACCAAAAAAGCCATCTTTGCACTGATATTGGAGAAATATGATTACCGGCCCCAAGACGTGTTGATTATTGGTGATGATCCGGAATCGGAAATAAAAGCCGCAAGTGAATTAGGTATCGATACGTTTTTGTACGATCCGGAAGATAAACATCCGGATGCAGAAGTAACTTATCGTTCAAAAAACTTAAGAGATGCGGCTACGATAGCTGAAAGCCGGCCATAA